In Tripterygium wilfordii isolate XIE 37 chromosome 23, ASM1340144v1, whole genome shotgun sequence, one genomic interval encodes:
- the LOC119993476 gene encoding putative receptor-like protein kinase At1g72540 — MKFYQLAVTTNGSLQYGLTIDPKLDYLVWSHFVKLVERESYNELQLFTKNFNDKRLISSGSHGTVHRGKAPKKLAKFLGLDSRYVAVKTMKGGGGNIYFESYLAEAKWLPRLRHPNIVQLVGHCIHCMTEWFLVYKYVDGWTLDHLIRQRSPDFTGQRMLRVIKGITEGMNYLHSIEDGLNQGLVHGDLKPTNIMVNKDFDAIIIDFGSARVSTEEASLGTKYFVKDEDNEKGLNAHPLHDAYAFGMTILRTIAWGYPLYVGDELHKLAASAVGAKPQRRKGKRTGVVPALHHAMHPSLLEGDDGCSEATARTLTEIGVNCTKDWDSRASIASVRTRIVDLV, encoded by the exons ATGAAGTTTTACCAGTTGGCGGTGACCACAAATGGCTCGTTGCAGTATGGGTTAACTATTGATCCAAAGCTGGATTACTTGGTGTGGTCTCATTTCGTGAAGCTTGTGGAAAGGGAGAG TTACAATGAGTTGCAATTATTCACGAAGAATTTCAATGATAAACGCTTGATCAGTAGTGGATCGCATGGGACGGTACACAGGGGAAAGGCTCCAAAGAAACTTGCCAAGTTTCTGGGTTTGGACAGCCGTTACGTGGCTGTGAAGACAATGAAGGGAGGAGGGGGCAACATCTATTTCGAGAGTTACCTG gcGGAAGCCAAATGGCTTCCTCGCTTAAGACATCCCAATATTGTCCAACTCGTTGGTCATTGCATCCATTGCATGACTGAATGGTTCCTTGTCTACAAGTATGTTGACGGATGGACCTTGGACCATCTAATCCGCCAAAGAAGTCCAGATTTTACTGGGCAGAGGATGTTGAGAGTGATCAAAGGGATTACCGAGGGAATGAATTACCTACACTCTATTGAGGATGGTCTGAATCAGGGCTTGGTGCACGGCGATCTCAAACCGACAAACATTATGGTGAACAAG GATTTCGATGCCATCATCATTGACTTTGGATCGGCAAGGGTTTCCACCGAAGAAGCTAGCCTTGGAACAAAATATTTTGTCAAAGATGAGGACAACGAGAAAG GGTTGAATGCACATCCATTACATGATGCGTATGCCTTCGGCATGACTATACTAAGGACCATTGCTTGGGGCTATCCTTTGTACGTGGGAGATGAGCTTCATAAGCTGGCAGCAAGTGCTGTAGGTGCAAAAccccaaagaagaaaaggaaaaagaacagGTGTTGTGCCTGCGTTGCATCATGCCATGCATCCTTCCTTGTTAGAAGGAGACGATGGGTGCTCCGAGGCTACTGCCCGTACACTTACAGAAATTGGGGTGAACTGCACAAAAGATTGGGATTCTCGGGCTTCTATTGCATCCGTACGCACACGCATAGTAGATCTGGTGTAG
- the LOC119992588 gene encoding probable serine/threonine-protein kinase PBL21 gives MERCSYTGPDSKKNSKKKRRLDDQNKRLMLLRGPVANLSPGAELLEYECELLESHKQILEELRQLGRISIASTALRTLKIDSKKCHVEKAGQEMVLCDGCLGGCPEKLTREQLNLLTDNFSEKNFLDFTQFGKVYRGKTPQGIEVSVKIWTADNSVYNTCIVEGARRQKQELLFLKQPEIRNQPHLVKSIGYCHDWLIGYRRDGDMVAVVYDLKPLDTLHNCIKRDTFTWHQRMNVALKFASLLEFLHSHKPPYLVRNIDAAHIMLDQDSNPVLFDFGMLHGGTLPDKLSATHGYTEKCLLGCHGYIDSLCARDWTEKADVFGFGVILLMLISKRVCDREDVLNCRLHDIPMPLVYNWARAEYKKLKSHRVGCMLVDESLKGDPSFCARDGKKVTKLAMRCVDCSNLEKRPTMAEVVVSLQSLQLLI, from the exons ATGGAAAGATGCTCATACACAGGCCCTGATTCCAAAAAGAAttccaagaaaaaaaggagGTTGGACGACCAAAACAAGAGGTTGATGCTGTTGCGAGGACCGGTTGCCAATCTGTCGCCTGGAGCAGAACTGTTGGAGTATGAATGTGAGCTGCTAGAGAGTCATAAGCAGATTCTTGAAGAACTACGCCAACTAGGACGTATATCAATTGCTTCAACTGCTCTCAGAACTCTGAAAATCGACTCAAAAAAATGTCATGTAGAGAAAGCAGGACAGG AGATGGTATTGTGCGATGGATGCCTCGGAGGATGTCCAGAAAAACTTACTAGGGAGCAATTGAACCTGCTGACTGATAACTTCAGTGAGAAGAACTTTCTGGACTTTACCCAATTTGGCAAAGTGTACCGCGGAAAAACTCCACAAGGCATAGAGGTGTCTGTGAAAATCTGGACTGCTGATAATAGCGTTTATAACACCTGCATTGTCGAAGGTGCAAGAAGACAAAAA CAAGAGCTGTTATTTTTGAAGCAACCTGAAATACGAAACCAACCGCACTTGGTCAAGTCAATTGGATATTGTCATGATTGGTTGATTGGATATCGTCGTGATGGTGATATGGTTGCTGTTGTCTATGATCTTAAACCCCTGGATACCTTACACAACTGCATCAAGAGAG ATACTTTTACTTGGCATCAGCGAATGAATGTGGCACTTAAATTTGCGTCTCTGCTTGAGTTTCTGCATTCCCATAAGCCGCCATACTTAGTTCGCAACATTGATGCTGCTCATATAATGCTTGACCAG GATTCTAACCCAGTACTATTCGACTTTGGTATGCTGCATGGTGGAACTTTGCCTGATAAGCTTTCTGCTACCCATGGTTACACTGAAAAGTGCTTACTTGGTTGTCATGGATATATTGATTCACTTTGTGCTC GCGACTGGACTGAGAAGGCAGATGTATTTGGGTTTGGTGTTATACTTCTTATGCTCATATCAAAAAGGGTCTGCGACAGGGAGGATGTACTCAACTGTCGGTTGCATGACATACCGATGCCTCTTGTTTATAATTGGGCGAGAGCTGAGTATAAGAAGCTGAAGTCTCATCGGGTTGGATGCATGCTTGTGGATGAGAGCTTGAAGGGAGACCCGAGTTTTTGTGCTCGTGATGGAAAAAAGGTCACAAAGCTTGCAATGCGTTGTGTGGATTGTTCAAATCTAGAAAAGCGGCCTACAATGGCGGAGGTGGTTGTAAGTTTACAGTCCTTGCAGTTGCTGATATGA
- the LOC119993814 gene encoding uncharacterized protein LOC119993814 — translation MRKGIRNFCNGDCSTSILNQQNNDPPENNPTLEEMILQLELEEEVARKEKLNENRGGVAMRGRMSCVNNSDILRSARNALNQYPRFSLDGKDAMYRSSFRNNFGGAVEKPGRKSVCCDYGIRERLNVFDSKPGRKSCSLGGESVMWCKPGVIAKLMGLEAMPVPISSRNGKETLSCIVKRQNLRRRAERHEMERKLVMNGGERITRSRKGGYCVMKPVAVEAEAEAASVGGAWPTRRFL, via the coding sequence atgagaaaaggcATACGAAATTTCTGCAATGGCGATTGCTCCACTTCCATACTCAACCAGCAAAACAATGACCCGCCAGAGAACAATCCAACATTGGAGGAGATGATATTGCAGTTGGAATTGGAAGAAGAGgttgcaagaaaagaaaagctgaATGAAAATCGCGGTGGTGTTGCTATGCGAGGACGAATGTCTTGCGTTAACAACTCTGACATTCTTCGATCCGCGAGGAACGCCTTGAATCAGTACCCTCGGTTTTCGCTCGACGGAAAGGACGCCATGTATCGATCTTCGTTCAGAAACAACTTCGGTGGAGCCGTTGAAAAGCCTGGGAGGAAGTCGGTTTGTTGCGATTACGGAATCAGAGAGAGACTGAACGTGTTCGATTCGAAACCGGGGAGGAAATCGTGCAGTTTGGGAGGGGAGAGCGTGATGTGGTGCAAGCCTGGAGTGATAGCGAAATTGATGGGTTTGGAGGCGATGCCAGTGCCGATTAGTAGCAGGAATGGTAAAGAGACGTTGAGTTGTATCGTGAAGAGGCAGAATTTGAGGAGGAGAGCCGAAAGACATGAAATGGAGAGAAAGCTTGTCATGAACGGTGGTGAGAGAATAACTAGAAGTAGGAAGGGCGGGTATTGTGTGATGAAGCCGGTGGCGGTGGAGGCGGAGGCGGAGGCGGCTAGTGTTGGTGGGGCTTGGCCGACTAGGCGTTTCCTTTAG
- the LOC119993578 gene encoding uncharacterized protein LOC119993578: MMNALLNLFVTLIAVADIQSALAVPSTVPAFLWSSHDYEFSSNRIKDAVNYQTISPKDLTKFVLSEGGWANLLCSEKKLQQHMDVALVFVGRELLSSDVSGNKYADTALLDLLKVSYTRSNFSLAFPYVAVSEEQTMENILFSGFMETCGWDSAVSKVAFSESCSVDGENLEKLADPDSVHDFLVSNMEKGPTGQANLVVFCHGGFLSGQGPSQPKPESEIFSEVISSVEQSGAKYAVLYVSDPMRSIQYPTHRELERFLAEGVRGNGSLGDKVCDEVCRIKSSLLEGLLVAIVLLIILISGLCCMMGIETPTRFEAPQES; this comes from the exons ATGATGAATGCTTTGCTGAATTTATTCGTGACCTTGATAGCCGTAGCTGATATTCAATCTGCTTTGGCTGTGCCGTCAACTGTGCCAGCATTTTTGTGGTCTTCTCACGACTATGA GTTTTCAAGTAATCGAATCAAGGATGCTGTTAACTATCAGACCATCTCCCCAAAGGATCTGACAAAGTTCGTTCTGTCAGAAGGGGGCTGGGCAAACTTACTG TGTTCAGAAAAGAAACTTCAGCAGCATATGGATGTGGCACTTGTTTTTGTTGGCAGGGAG TTACTATCCTCAGACGTCTCTGGAAACAAATATGCAGACACAGCTCTTCTGGACCTGCTCAAG GTTTCTTATACAAGGTCCAATTTCTCCCTGGCATTTCCATACGTCGCTGTATCGGAGGAGCAAACAATGGAAAATATTTTGTTCTCTGGGTTTATGGAGACTTGTGGGTGGGACTCAGCAGTCAGTAAGGTTGCTTTTTCAGAGTCATGCTCTGTAGATGGCGAAAACCTCGAAAAGCTTGCAGACCCTGACTCGGTTCAT GACTTTCTGGTTTCAAATATGGAAAAGGGACCTACTGGGCAAGCGAACCTAGTTGTGTTCTGTCATGGAGGCTTTCTCTCTGGGCAAGGACCCAGTCAACCAAAACCTGAAA GTGAAATTTTCTCTGAGGTTATCAGTTCCGTGGAGCAGTCGGGGGCAAAATATGCAGTCCTTTATGTTTCGGATCCCATGAGGTCTATTCAGTATCCTACCCATCGAGAACTAGAAAGGTTTCTTGCAGAAGGTGTGCGAGGAAATGGATCACTTGGTGACAAAGTTTGTGATGAAGTTTGCAGGATTAAGTCATCACTTCTGGAGGGACTTTTGGTT GCGATTGTTTTACTTATCATACTAATATCAGGCCTTTGCTGTATGATGGGCATTGAGACTCCAACAAGATTTGAGGCACCTCAAGAGTCTTGA
- the LOC119993060 gene encoding kinesin-like protein KIN-14T → MATDSQRSIRNLAGTIHSLLGVKAHVTSTWVKSVCDIIKNLPSEASSKRSIPADSERTLSHNHGVDQDPDVLKIRDELAALTSHINQLNIQRREVLNEFLDLKGNIRVFCRIRPMGMMENFGRSRPVLDSDSNKIILKLADNKSKSYSFDKVFHPGSSQEEVFSEVEPVIKSVLDGYNACIFAYGQTGTGKTFTMEGTPDSRGVVHRTIEALFEQAADSNHAFVISFSMVEIYLGNLKDLLVSQPIKPTDPMPPCLSIRTDPKRGVEIDNLVSIQANDFNQALRLYRLGCRYRSTASTYSNITSSRSHCMIRLSITCFDAPERQRETNKIWLVDLGGSERVLKTKASGRRLDEGKAINMSLSALGSVINALQRKKGHVPYRNTKLTQVLKDSLAEDSKTLMLVHVSPKEEDLCETVCSLNFATRAKSIHLGNDDSVEVREQKQVALVNLQQRMKEIEDERLCTRRDIKKLNDKLENLSKPALCSEGLQTSYLSMKEAQLNSKVTINNIGAAATAPSSGMPRFMRPTVSSRRKNGLHHQTSEGRDQFSTKRRKPPSHRAKSVNFPVKNNSGYNSEHSISRNSCFDGLNIKSIADNETEYSQDTFECDVKIGFFQEQEKAQQTSCQRAQCREIEKHGNGNTEKLSSTKFSKVDIWLRLHKNEPPINGDTHRSKRVLAFTLPEKKLTCYERSKAVILQDEKRHGLTRKRIPNPVKSGKLLDVRETERSISEVVIDKPPKMLKDLFDEELRSDSINLLHNPDGQTMIRKEDLVGDSSMSEVLESCCQETPSDLDGEDHESKDLTAPFLCLRKGVRLQRALFMDSPKQNDISLRQNTGMYTILKQKIQIICASALLGLGFYDLGFQHDFFNSLML, encoded by the exons ATGGCCACAGATTCACAAAGATCCATTCGAAACCTAGCCGGAACAATTCATTCCCTACTAGGAGTAAAGGCACATGTAACTTCCACCTGGGTTAAATCAGTTTGTGATATAATAAAGAACTTACCCTCTGAAGCATCATCCAAAAGATCAATCCCAGCAGATTCGGAGAGAACTCTCTCGCATAACCATGGTGTTGATCAAGACCCTGACGTTTTAAAAATAAGAG ATGAACTTGCTGCCTTGACTTCCCACATAAATCAATTAAACATACAACGAAGGGAGGTTCTCAATGAATTTCTAGATTTGAAAG GGAATATTCGTGTATTTTGTCGTATAAGACCCATGGGAATGATGGAGAACTTTGGACGCTCAAGACCTGTCTTAGATTCAGATTCAAATAAGATTATCCTGAAACTTGCCGATAATAAGAGTAAAAGCTACAGTTTTGACAAGGTTTTCCACCCTGGTTCATCACAAG AGGAAGTATTTTCAGAAGTTGAACCAGTCATCAAATCAGTCCTCGATGGCTACAATGCATGTATATTTGCATATGGACAGACAGGCACGGGAAAAACTTTCACAATG GAAGGGACTCCAGATTCTCGAGGGGTGGTCCACCGCACAATTGAGGCACTCTTTGAGCAAGCAGCAGATAGTAATCATGCATTTGTCATTAGTTTCAGTATGGTTGAGATTTACCTGGGAAATCTGAAAGACTTGCTCGTTTCTCAGCCAATTAAACCAACTGATCCTATGCCACCATG CCTTTCAATACGAACAGATCCAAAGAGAGGGGTTGAGATCGACAACCTTGTGTCTATCCAAGCAAATGATTTCAACCAAGCCCTGAGGCTGTATAGATTAGGATGTAGATACAGATCAACTGCCTCCACAtattccaacataacttcgagCAGATCACATTG CATGATTCGCCTATCAATCACTTGCTTTGATGCTCCTGAGAGACAAAGGGAAACAAATAAGATTTGGTTAGTTGACCTTGGGGGAAGTGAGCGTGTGCTGAAGACAAAGGCCTCAGGAAGAAGATTAGATGAAGGAAAAGCCATCAACATGTCGCTTTCTGCTCTTGGATCTGTTATAAATGCACTTCAGAGAAAAAAAGGCCATGTGCCTTACAG GAATACCAAGCTGACACAAGTTCTTAAAGATTCTCTAG CTGAGGATTCGAAGACACTAATGCTCGTCCATGTCAGCCCCAAGGAAGAGGATTTGTGTGAGACAGTTTGTTCTTTGAATTTTGCAACAAGGGCAAAAAGCATTCACCTAGGGAATGACGATTCAGTT GAAGTACGAGAGCAGAAGCAGGTTGCGCTGGTGAATCTGCAGCAAAGGATGAAGGAGATTGAAGATGAGCGCCTATGCACCAGAAGAGACATTAAAAAGTTAAACGATAAATTAGAAAATCTATCCAAGCCAGCTTTATGTTCTGAAGGTCTGCAGACTTCCTATTTATCGATGAAAGAGGCACAGCTGAACAGTAAAGTTACCATAAACAATATTGGAGCAGCTGCAACAGCTCCTTCATCAGGGATGCCTAGATTTATGAGGCCAACTGTCTCAAGCAGAAGAAAAAATGGGCTACATCACCAAACTTCCGAAGGTAGAGACCAATTCAGTACAAAAAGGAGAAAGCCACCTTCTCATCGTGCCAAGTCAGTTAATTTTCCTGTAAAGAATAATTCAGGATACAACTCAGAGCACAGTATATCAAGAAATAGCTGTTTTGACGGATTGAACATAAAAAGCATTGCAGATAATGAAACTGAATACAGCCAGGATACATTTGAATGTGATGTTAAAATAGGTTTCTTTCAAGAGCAGGAAAAGGCTCAACAGACTTCATGTCAAAGAGCTCAATGCAGAGAGATTGAGAAACATGGAAATGGTAACACAGAAAAGCTTAGTTCCACAAAATTTTCGAAGGTTGATATTTGGCTTCGTCTACACAAGAATGAACCTCCTATCAATGGTGACACTCACAGGAGCAAAAGGGTTTTAGCATTTACTCTCCCAGAGAAGAAACTTACGTGTTATGAAAGAAGTAAAGCAGTGATACTACAAGATGAGAAAAGGCATGGGTTAACGAGAAAGAGAATTCCAAACCCCGTTAAATCAGGAAAACTGCTTGATGTGAGGGAAACTGAAAGGTCAATTTCAGAAGTGGTGATTGACAAACCACCAAAGATGCTGAAGGATTTATTCGACGAGGAATTGAGATCTGACTCCATTAATCTCCTTCATAATCCTGATGGGCAGACAATGATTCGGAAAGAAGATTTGGTTGGTGACTCATCCATGTCAGAAGTTCTAGAGTCCTGCTGTCAAGAAACACCCTCTGACCTGGACGGGGAAGACCATGAAAGCAAAGACTTGACTGCCCCATTTCTATGCTTAAGAAAAGGGGTGAGACTTCAAAGAGCTTTATTTATGGACAGTCCCAAGCAGAACGATATAAGCTTGAGACAGAACACAG GAATGTACACTATTCTTAAACAGAAAATCCAAATTATATGTGCCAGTGCCCTTCTGGGACTGGGATTTTATGATTTGGGATTCCAGCATGACTTCTTCAacagtttgatgctttaa